From a region of the Cygnus atratus isolate AKBS03 ecotype Queensland, Australia chromosome 3, CAtr_DNAZoo_HiC_assembly, whole genome shotgun sequence genome:
- the ZNF512 gene encoding zinc finger protein 512 isoform X2, whose translation MRGIKNSINKSSEKKAGEVLLKGKRKSEDGEGEDLKDSPKKKQKISGKKQQAGAQQNSKTKGHCVQKEPEAYGTGSMEEQWSLEIQDKGRVTCPTCRAVVRKTVEGLKKHMLNCRQEMFTCHHCGKQLKSLGGMKYHVMADHNNQPVVKEGGELDEQLERDRLRKVLKRMGKLKCTREGCTGSFTSIMGYLYHVKKCGKAASELEKMAMKCHHCGKAYKSKAGLVYHLRSKHGPVTFFHEERTESLKEIKREPNNTGRVQRRSAKVAIYYLHELAGEELAKEWPKRKVLQDLIPDDRKLKYTRPGLPSFSQDVLCKWKTEIKMYRRVHCPNQGCESVYGSVSGLKSHLGTCTSGDFVAGKYKCLLCEKEFVSESGVKYHINSVHAEDWFDVNTSTTKSFEKLMKIRQREEQRKQRKKHSLTRGKKKRTGSLAAKKLSSAGAEKMKRNKRDCPQRVDNESESSEEGEPQVAQTAKFPKSSHKRGQK comes from the exons ATGAGAGGcataaaaaacagcattaacaaatcttcagaaaaaaa AGCAGGAGAAGTACTTTTGAAAGGCAAGAGGAAATCTGAGGATGGGGAAGGTGAAGATCTTAAAGACTCTCCtaagaagaagcagaagattTCTG gaaaaaaacagcaagctgGAGCACAACAAAACTCCAAGACGAAAGGCCACTGTGTTCAGAAAGAACCAGAAGCCTATGGCACAG GTAGTATGGAAGAGCAGTGGTCTTTGGAAATTCAGGACAAAGGTCGAGTTACCTGTCCAACGTGCCGGGCTGTGGTGAGAAAGACTGTAGAAGGACTGAAGAAACATATGTTAAATTGCAGGCAG GAAATGTTCACATGTCATCACTGTGGGAAGCAGCTGAAGTCTTTAGGAGGGATGAAATACCATGTCATGGCAGACCATAACAATCAG CCAGTTgtgaaggagggaggagaacTGGATGAACAGCTTGAACGAGACCGCCTTCGGAAGGTTTTGAAGCGTATGGGAAAACTGAAGTGTACAAGGGAG GGCTGCACAGGCAGCTTCACTAGCATAATGGGATACCTATATCATGTTAAAAAATGTGGGAAGGCTGCTTCTGAGCTGGAGAAAATGGCGATGAAGTGCCATCATTGTGGGAAAGCATACAAATCAAAGGCAGGTCTTGTCTACCATCTCCGATCTAAGCATGGGCCG GTCACTTTCTTCCATGAGGAGAGAACAGAAAgcctgaaggaaataaaacgGGAGCCAAATAATACAGGGAGAGTTCAGAGGAGATCTGCGAAGGTGGCAATCTACTATCTCCACGAGCTAGCTGGAGAAGAGCTGGCCAAAGAGTGGCCCAAGAGAAAAGTGCTGCAGGACTTGATTCCAGATGATCGGAAG CTGAAATATACTCGTCCTGGACTGCCCTCATTTAGTCAAGATGTGCTGTGCAAATGGAAAACGGAGATAAAGATGTACCGAAGAGTCCACTGTCCAAATCAG ggTTGTGAATCTGTATATGGCAGTGTCTCAGGACTCAAATCTCATCTTGGCACATGTACCTCG GGAGATTTTGTGGCTGGCAAATACAAGTGTCTCCTGTGTGAGAAAGAATTCGTTTCAGAGAGTGGGGTCAAGTATCACATCAACTCTGTGCATGCTGAG GATTGGTTTGATGTGAACACAAGTACCACCAAAAGCTTTGAGAAGCTAATGAAAATCCGccaaagagaagagcagaggaagcaaCGGAAGAAACATTCTTTGACCCGGGGCAAAAAGAAGAGAACTGGGTCCCTGGCTGCCAAGAAGCTCTCCAGCGCTGGagctgagaaaatgaagagaaataagagAGATTGTCCACAGCGGGTAGACAACGAGAGCGAGAGTAGTGAGGAGGGGGAGCCCCAAGTTGCACAGACAGCCAAATTTCCAAAATCCAGCCACAAGCGAGGCCAGAAATAA
- the ZNF512 gene encoding zinc finger protein 512 isoform X3, with protein MRGIKNSINKSSEKKGEVLLKGKRKSEDGEGEDLKDSPKKKQKISAGKKQQAGAQQNSKTKGHCVQKEPEAYGTGSMEEQWSLEIQDKGRVTCPTCRAVVRKTVEGLKKHMLNCRQEMFTCHHCGKQLKSLGGMKYHVMADHNNQPVVKEGGELDEQLERDRLRKVLKRMGKLKCTREGCTGSFTSIMGYLYHVKKCGKAASELEKMAMKCHHCGKAYKSKAGLVYHLRSKHGPVTFFHEERTESLKEIKREPNNTGRVQRRSAKVAIYYLHELAGEELAKEWPKRKVLQDLIPDDRKLKYTRPGLPSFSQDVLCKWKTEIKMYRRVHCPNQGCESVYGSVSGLKSHLGTCTSGDFVAGKYKCLLCEKEFVSESGVKYHINSVHAEDWFDVNTSTTKSFEKLMKIRQREEQRKQRKKHSLTRGKKKRTGSLAAKKLSSAGAEKMKRNKRDCPQRVDNESESSEEGEPQVAQTAKFPKSSHKRGQK; from the exons ATGAGAGGcataaaaaacagcattaacaaatcttcagaaaaaaa AGGAGAAGTACTTTTGAAAGGCAAGAGGAAATCTGAGGATGGGGAAGGTGAAGATCTTAAAGACTCTCCtaagaagaagcagaagattTCTG caggaaaaaaacagcaagctgGAGCACAACAAAACTCCAAGACGAAAGGCCACTGTGTTCAGAAAGAACCAGAAGCCTATGGCACAG GTAGTATGGAAGAGCAGTGGTCTTTGGAAATTCAGGACAAAGGTCGAGTTACCTGTCCAACGTGCCGGGCTGTGGTGAGAAAGACTGTAGAAGGACTGAAGAAACATATGTTAAATTGCAGGCAG GAAATGTTCACATGTCATCACTGTGGGAAGCAGCTGAAGTCTTTAGGAGGGATGAAATACCATGTCATGGCAGACCATAACAATCAG CCAGTTgtgaaggagggaggagaacTGGATGAACAGCTTGAACGAGACCGCCTTCGGAAGGTTTTGAAGCGTATGGGAAAACTGAAGTGTACAAGGGAG GGCTGCACAGGCAGCTTCACTAGCATAATGGGATACCTATATCATGTTAAAAAATGTGGGAAGGCTGCTTCTGAGCTGGAGAAAATGGCGATGAAGTGCCATCATTGTGGGAAAGCATACAAATCAAAGGCAGGTCTTGTCTACCATCTCCGATCTAAGCATGGGCCG GTCACTTTCTTCCATGAGGAGAGAACAGAAAgcctgaaggaaataaaacgGGAGCCAAATAATACAGGGAGAGTTCAGAGGAGATCTGCGAAGGTGGCAATCTACTATCTCCACGAGCTAGCTGGAGAAGAGCTGGCCAAAGAGTGGCCCAAGAGAAAAGTGCTGCAGGACTTGATTCCAGATGATCGGAAG CTGAAATATACTCGTCCTGGACTGCCCTCATTTAGTCAAGATGTGCTGTGCAAATGGAAAACGGAGATAAAGATGTACCGAAGAGTCCACTGTCCAAATCAG ggTTGTGAATCTGTATATGGCAGTGTCTCAGGACTCAAATCTCATCTTGGCACATGTACCTCG GGAGATTTTGTGGCTGGCAAATACAAGTGTCTCCTGTGTGAGAAAGAATTCGTTTCAGAGAGTGGGGTCAAGTATCACATCAACTCTGTGCATGCTGAG GATTGGTTTGATGTGAACACAAGTACCACCAAAAGCTTTGAGAAGCTAATGAAAATCCGccaaagagaagagcagaggaagcaaCGGAAGAAACATTCTTTGACCCGGGGCAAAAAGAAGAGAACTGGGTCCCTGGCTGCCAAGAAGCTCTCCAGCGCTGGagctgagaaaatgaagagaaataagagAGATTGTCCACAGCGGGTAGACAACGAGAGCGAGAGTAGTGAGGAGGGGGAGCCCCAAGTTGCACAGACAGCCAAATTTCCAAAATCCAGCCACAAGCGAGGCCAGAAATAA
- the ZNF512 gene encoding zinc finger protein 512 isoform X5 has translation MRGIKNSINKSSEKKAGEVLLKGKRKSEDGEGEDLKDSPKKKQKISAGKKQQAGAQQNSKTKGHCVQKEPEAYGTGSMEEQWSLEIQDKGRVTCPTCRAVVRKTVEGLKKHMLNCRQEMFTCHHCGKQLKSLGGMKYHVMADHNNQPVVKEGGELDEQLERDRLRKVLKRMGKLKCTREVTFFHEERTESLKEIKREPNNTGRVQRRSAKVAIYYLHELAGEELAKEWPKRKVLQDLIPDDRKLKYTRPGLPSFSQDVLCKWKTEIKMYRRVHCPNQGCESVYGSVSGLKSHLGTCTSGDFVAGKYKCLLCEKEFVSESGVKYHINSVHAEDWFDVNTSTTKSFEKLMKIRQREEQRKQRKKHSLTRGKKKRTGSLAAKKLSSAGAEKMKRNKRDCPQRVDNESESSEEGEPQVAQTAKFPKSSHKRGQK, from the exons ATGAGAGGcataaaaaacagcattaacaaatcttcagaaaaaaa AGCAGGAGAAGTACTTTTGAAAGGCAAGAGGAAATCTGAGGATGGGGAAGGTGAAGATCTTAAAGACTCTCCtaagaagaagcagaagattTCTG caggaaaaaaacagcaagctgGAGCACAACAAAACTCCAAGACGAAAGGCCACTGTGTTCAGAAAGAACCAGAAGCCTATGGCACAG GTAGTATGGAAGAGCAGTGGTCTTTGGAAATTCAGGACAAAGGTCGAGTTACCTGTCCAACGTGCCGGGCTGTGGTGAGAAAGACTGTAGAAGGACTGAAGAAACATATGTTAAATTGCAGGCAG GAAATGTTCACATGTCATCACTGTGGGAAGCAGCTGAAGTCTTTAGGAGGGATGAAATACCATGTCATGGCAGACCATAACAATCAG CCAGTTgtgaaggagggaggagaacTGGATGAACAGCTTGAACGAGACCGCCTTCGGAAGGTTTTGAAGCGTATGGGAAAACTGAAGTGTACAAGGGAG GTCACTTTCTTCCATGAGGAGAGAACAGAAAgcctgaaggaaataaaacgGGAGCCAAATAATACAGGGAGAGTTCAGAGGAGATCTGCGAAGGTGGCAATCTACTATCTCCACGAGCTAGCTGGAGAAGAGCTGGCCAAAGAGTGGCCCAAGAGAAAAGTGCTGCAGGACTTGATTCCAGATGATCGGAAG CTGAAATATACTCGTCCTGGACTGCCCTCATTTAGTCAAGATGTGCTGTGCAAATGGAAAACGGAGATAAAGATGTACCGAAGAGTCCACTGTCCAAATCAG ggTTGTGAATCTGTATATGGCAGTGTCTCAGGACTCAAATCTCATCTTGGCACATGTACCTCG GGAGATTTTGTGGCTGGCAAATACAAGTGTCTCCTGTGTGAGAAAGAATTCGTTTCAGAGAGTGGGGTCAAGTATCACATCAACTCTGTGCATGCTGAG GATTGGTTTGATGTGAACACAAGTACCACCAAAAGCTTTGAGAAGCTAATGAAAATCCGccaaagagaagagcagaggaagcaaCGGAAGAAACATTCTTTGACCCGGGGCAAAAAGAAGAGAACTGGGTCCCTGGCTGCCAAGAAGCTCTCCAGCGCTGGagctgagaaaatgaagagaaataagagAGATTGTCCACAGCGGGTAGACAACGAGAGCGAGAGTAGTGAGGAGGGGGAGCCCCAAGTTGCACAGACAGCCAAATTTCCAAAATCCAGCCACAAGCGAGGCCAGAAATAA
- the ZNF512 gene encoding zinc finger protein 512 isoform X1, translating into MRGIKNSINKSSEKKAGEVLLKGKRKSEDGEGEDLKDSPKKKQKISAGKKQQAGAQQNSKTKGHCVQKEPEAYGTGSMEEQWSLEIQDKGRVTCPTCRAVVRKTVEGLKKHMLNCRQEMFTCHHCGKQLKSLGGMKYHVMADHNNQPVVKEGGELDEQLERDRLRKVLKRMGKLKCTREGCTGSFTSIMGYLYHVKKCGKAASELEKMAMKCHHCGKAYKSKAGLVYHLRSKHGPVTFFHEERTESLKEIKREPNNTGRVQRRSAKVAIYYLHELAGEELAKEWPKRKVLQDLIPDDRKLKYTRPGLPSFSQDVLCKWKTEIKMYRRVHCPNQGCESVYGSVSGLKSHLGTCTSGDFVAGKYKCLLCEKEFVSESGVKYHINSVHAEDWFDVNTSTTKSFEKLMKIRQREEQRKQRKKHSLTRGKKKRTGSLAAKKLSSAGAEKMKRNKRDCPQRVDNESESSEEGEPQVAQTAKFPKSSHKRGQK; encoded by the exons ATGAGAGGcataaaaaacagcattaacaaatcttcagaaaaaaa AGCAGGAGAAGTACTTTTGAAAGGCAAGAGGAAATCTGAGGATGGGGAAGGTGAAGATCTTAAAGACTCTCCtaagaagaagcagaagattTCTG caggaaaaaaacagcaagctgGAGCACAACAAAACTCCAAGACGAAAGGCCACTGTGTTCAGAAAGAACCAGAAGCCTATGGCACAG GTAGTATGGAAGAGCAGTGGTCTTTGGAAATTCAGGACAAAGGTCGAGTTACCTGTCCAACGTGCCGGGCTGTGGTGAGAAAGACTGTAGAAGGACTGAAGAAACATATGTTAAATTGCAGGCAG GAAATGTTCACATGTCATCACTGTGGGAAGCAGCTGAAGTCTTTAGGAGGGATGAAATACCATGTCATGGCAGACCATAACAATCAG CCAGTTgtgaaggagggaggagaacTGGATGAACAGCTTGAACGAGACCGCCTTCGGAAGGTTTTGAAGCGTATGGGAAAACTGAAGTGTACAAGGGAG GGCTGCACAGGCAGCTTCACTAGCATAATGGGATACCTATATCATGTTAAAAAATGTGGGAAGGCTGCTTCTGAGCTGGAGAAAATGGCGATGAAGTGCCATCATTGTGGGAAAGCATACAAATCAAAGGCAGGTCTTGTCTACCATCTCCGATCTAAGCATGGGCCG GTCACTTTCTTCCATGAGGAGAGAACAGAAAgcctgaaggaaataaaacgGGAGCCAAATAATACAGGGAGAGTTCAGAGGAGATCTGCGAAGGTGGCAATCTACTATCTCCACGAGCTAGCTGGAGAAGAGCTGGCCAAAGAGTGGCCCAAGAGAAAAGTGCTGCAGGACTTGATTCCAGATGATCGGAAG CTGAAATATACTCGTCCTGGACTGCCCTCATTTAGTCAAGATGTGCTGTGCAAATGGAAAACGGAGATAAAGATGTACCGAAGAGTCCACTGTCCAAATCAG ggTTGTGAATCTGTATATGGCAGTGTCTCAGGACTCAAATCTCATCTTGGCACATGTACCTCG GGAGATTTTGTGGCTGGCAAATACAAGTGTCTCCTGTGTGAGAAAGAATTCGTTTCAGAGAGTGGGGTCAAGTATCACATCAACTCTGTGCATGCTGAG GATTGGTTTGATGTGAACACAAGTACCACCAAAAGCTTTGAGAAGCTAATGAAAATCCGccaaagagaagagcagaggaagcaaCGGAAGAAACATTCTTTGACCCGGGGCAAAAAGAAGAGAACTGGGTCCCTGGCTGCCAAGAAGCTCTCCAGCGCTGGagctgagaaaatgaagagaaataagagAGATTGTCCACAGCGGGTAGACAACGAGAGCGAGAGTAGTGAGGAGGGGGAGCCCCAAGTTGCACAGACAGCCAAATTTCCAAAATCCAGCCACAAGCGAGGCCAGAAATAA
- the ZNF512 gene encoding zinc finger protein 512 isoform X4, with the protein MRGIKNSINKSSEKKGEVLLKGKRKSEDGEGEDLKDSPKKKQKISGKKQQAGAQQNSKTKGHCVQKEPEAYGTGSMEEQWSLEIQDKGRVTCPTCRAVVRKTVEGLKKHMLNCRQEMFTCHHCGKQLKSLGGMKYHVMADHNNQPVVKEGGELDEQLERDRLRKVLKRMGKLKCTREGCTGSFTSIMGYLYHVKKCGKAASELEKMAMKCHHCGKAYKSKAGLVYHLRSKHGPVTFFHEERTESLKEIKREPNNTGRVQRRSAKVAIYYLHELAGEELAKEWPKRKVLQDLIPDDRKLKYTRPGLPSFSQDVLCKWKTEIKMYRRVHCPNQGCESVYGSVSGLKSHLGTCTSGDFVAGKYKCLLCEKEFVSESGVKYHINSVHAEDWFDVNTSTTKSFEKLMKIRQREEQRKQRKKHSLTRGKKKRTGSLAAKKLSSAGAEKMKRNKRDCPQRVDNESESSEEGEPQVAQTAKFPKSSHKRGQK; encoded by the exons ATGAGAGGcataaaaaacagcattaacaaatcttcagaaaaaaa AGGAGAAGTACTTTTGAAAGGCAAGAGGAAATCTGAGGATGGGGAAGGTGAAGATCTTAAAGACTCTCCtaagaagaagcagaagattTCTG gaaaaaaacagcaagctgGAGCACAACAAAACTCCAAGACGAAAGGCCACTGTGTTCAGAAAGAACCAGAAGCCTATGGCACAG GTAGTATGGAAGAGCAGTGGTCTTTGGAAATTCAGGACAAAGGTCGAGTTACCTGTCCAACGTGCCGGGCTGTGGTGAGAAAGACTGTAGAAGGACTGAAGAAACATATGTTAAATTGCAGGCAG GAAATGTTCACATGTCATCACTGTGGGAAGCAGCTGAAGTCTTTAGGAGGGATGAAATACCATGTCATGGCAGACCATAACAATCAG CCAGTTgtgaaggagggaggagaacTGGATGAACAGCTTGAACGAGACCGCCTTCGGAAGGTTTTGAAGCGTATGGGAAAACTGAAGTGTACAAGGGAG GGCTGCACAGGCAGCTTCACTAGCATAATGGGATACCTATATCATGTTAAAAAATGTGGGAAGGCTGCTTCTGAGCTGGAGAAAATGGCGATGAAGTGCCATCATTGTGGGAAAGCATACAAATCAAAGGCAGGTCTTGTCTACCATCTCCGATCTAAGCATGGGCCG GTCACTTTCTTCCATGAGGAGAGAACAGAAAgcctgaaggaaataaaacgGGAGCCAAATAATACAGGGAGAGTTCAGAGGAGATCTGCGAAGGTGGCAATCTACTATCTCCACGAGCTAGCTGGAGAAGAGCTGGCCAAAGAGTGGCCCAAGAGAAAAGTGCTGCAGGACTTGATTCCAGATGATCGGAAG CTGAAATATACTCGTCCTGGACTGCCCTCATTTAGTCAAGATGTGCTGTGCAAATGGAAAACGGAGATAAAGATGTACCGAAGAGTCCACTGTCCAAATCAG ggTTGTGAATCTGTATATGGCAGTGTCTCAGGACTCAAATCTCATCTTGGCACATGTACCTCG GGAGATTTTGTGGCTGGCAAATACAAGTGTCTCCTGTGTGAGAAAGAATTCGTTTCAGAGAGTGGGGTCAAGTATCACATCAACTCTGTGCATGCTGAG GATTGGTTTGATGTGAACACAAGTACCACCAAAAGCTTTGAGAAGCTAATGAAAATCCGccaaagagaagagcagaggaagcaaCGGAAGAAACATTCTTTGACCCGGGGCAAAAAGAAGAGAACTGGGTCCCTGGCTGCCAAGAAGCTCTCCAGCGCTGGagctgagaaaatgaagagaaataagagAGATTGTCCACAGCGGGTAGACAACGAGAGCGAGAGTAGTGAGGAGGGGGAGCCCCAAGTTGCACAGACAGCCAAATTTCCAAAATCCAGCCACAAGCGAGGCCAGAAATAA